A single window of Methanomassiliicoccaceae archaeon DNA harbors:
- a CDS encoding 3-isopropylmalate dehydratase, protein MNGIEGKVWRFGDNVDTDQIIPAERLVSANLDHLNDFIFEKARSGFAQQVGKGDIIVAGKNFGCGSSREHAPLSLIQAGFSCIVAESFARIFYRNSMNIGLLLVECKVDAKEGDVISVDPDKGEVKAGGKIYKFPQYPGFISEMVKAGGLMNLVKEGRL, encoded by the coding sequence ATGAATGGGATCGAAGGCAAAGTATGGAGGTTCGGCGACAACGTCGACACGGACCAGATAATACCGGCCGAGCGCCTGGTATCAGCAAACCTGGACCACCTGAACGATTTCATATTCGAGAAGGCAAGGTCGGGATTCGCGCAGCAGGTCGGCAAAGGCGACATCATCGTCGCAGGCAAGAACTTCGGTTGCGGCTCCTCTAGGGAGCACGCCCCCCTTTCGCTTATCCAGGCAGGATTCTCCTGTATAGTGGCCGAGTCTTTCGCACGTATATTCTACAGGAATTCGATGAACATCGGACTTCTGCTGGTCGAATGCAAAGTGGACGCCAAAGAGGGAGACGTCATATCGGTGGACCCCGACAAGGGCGAGGTCAAGGCCGGCGGAAAGATATACAAATTCCCGCAGTATCCCGGTTTCATCAGTGAGATGGTCAAGGCCGGCGGGCTCATGAATCTGGTCAAAGAGGGAAGACTATGA
- a CDS encoding isocitrate/isopropylmalate family dehydrogenase, whose product MKHLAIIPGDGIGKEVIDAGMEVLDAVAEISTFDYDGELFDIGADRYLSTGELLTDEDIDGLRKKDAIYFGAIGDPKVRPGILEQGVLLKMRAVFDQYINMRPVTSWFPFVPLKREVPFNMVFLRENTEDFYMGAGGKFGPSFNGNKVSLKVKRELYELEVEMKADPSNDDDFAFEIGFLSKKGVTRFADYACRFAMARGDDKITLVDKANVITNMYGMQRDIFREKTDQYGLELEFMFVDAMAMAMVVRPETFGTVAVPNLFGDILTDLGAQLQGGLGMGCSGNINPEGLSMFEPIHGSAPDIAGRGIANPIAAILAAQMLLDDQGYPGEGKLIHKAVSDCLKEKMTTPDLGGKMSTEQVGKAVAEKIRNGKSK is encoded by the coding sequence ATGAAACATCTGGCAATAATACCCGGAGACGGAATAGGCAAAGAGGTCATCGATGCAGGAATGGAAGTGCTCGATGCGGTCGCTGAGATATCCACATTCGATTACGACGGAGAGCTGTTCGACATCGGTGCCGACAGATATCTGAGCACCGGCGAGCTACTGACCGACGAGGACATCGATGGTCTCAGGAAGAAGGACGCGATATACTTCGGAGCTATAGGAGACCCCAAGGTCCGCCCCGGAATACTCGAGCAGGGCGTGCTTCTCAAGATGAGGGCGGTTTTCGACCAGTACATCAACATGAGGCCGGTCACATCCTGGTTCCCGTTCGTCCCCCTGAAGAGGGAGGTCCCGTTCAACATGGTCTTCCTGAGGGAGAACACCGAGGACTTCTACATGGGTGCCGGCGGAAAATTCGGCCCGTCCTTCAACGGAAACAAAGTAAGCCTGAAAGTGAAGAGGGAGCTTTACGAACTGGAAGTCGAAATGAAGGCGGACCCTTCGAACGACGACGACTTCGCGTTCGAGATAGGATTCCTCTCCAAGAAAGGCGTCACCCGCTTCGCAGATTACGCATGCAGATTCGCGATGGCCCGCGGCGACGATAAAATCACATTGGTCGACAAGGCCAACGTCATCACCAACATGTACGGTATGCAGAGGGACATCTTCAGGGAGAAGACCGACCAATACGGTCTCGAACTGGAGTTCATGTTCGTGGACGCCATGGCCATGGCCATGGTCGTGCGTCCCGAGACCTTCGGGACCGTAGCGGTGCCCAATCTGTTCGGAGACATACTCACCGACCTCGGAGCCCAGCTCCAGGGAGGCCTCGGGATGGGATGCAGCGGCAACATCAACCCCGAAGGGCTGAGCATGTTCGAGCCAATCCACGGTTCTGCGCCCGATATCGCGGGACGCGGGATCGCCAACCCGATAGCCGCCATCCTGGCAGCTCAGATGCTCCTCGATGACCAAGGCTATCCCGGAGAGGGCAAGCTGATCCACAAGGCCGTCTCGGATTGTCTGAAGGAGAAAATGACGACTCCCGATCTGGGCGGAAAGATGAGCACCGAGCAGGTCGGAAAGGCTGTCGCAGAGAAGATCCGCAACGGGAAGAGCAAATGA
- a CDS encoding KEOPS complex subunit Pcc1, with the protein MKSLDLRVEYGSPEMAAAIAAALDPDNGTYVYMEVLGNTINFKMEASSAGSLRNTADDLLACLKIAEETSGLVRGSAADLYRDPSPE; encoded by the coding sequence ATGAAAAGCCTGGACCTCAGAGTCGAGTACGGTTCCCCGGAGATGGCGGCAGCGATCGCCGCCGCTCTAGATCCGGACAACGGAACCTACGTGTACATGGAGGTCCTGGGAAACACGATAAACTTTAAAATGGAGGCATCGTCGGCCGGTTCCCTCCGGAACACGGCCGACGACCTCCTGGCCTGCCTGAAGATAGCCGAAGAGACTTCAGGGCTCGTCAGAGGTTCCGCTGCGGATCTTTACCGCGACCCCTCTCCCGAATGA
- the tgtA gene encoding tRNA guanosine(15) transglycosylase TgtA: MASFELLRRDGLARICRFETSSGSIETPALLPVVNPKINTVPPKELHDEFGFGALITNSYIIKNTPELSERAQAEGLHKMLDFDGIIMTDSGTFQSHMYGEVDLTNQEIIEFQKSIGTDIGTVLDIFTEPEWSKEKTQWATDETLKRTKAACDMKGDMLLNGVIQGSVFTDLRTYCAEKMANMDIDVHPIGGVVPLMEQYRYSDLVDVIMSSKMGINPGRPVHLFGAGHPMILAFAALMGCDLFDSASYAKFARDDRLMFVDGTFRLQEMQSLDCACPACMGVTLESLKKMKNREREALIARHNLYQIKNELEIVKRYIREGRLWELAEMRCRAHPAMLDGLRRLAEYRRFMEVHDPISRDGAMFYTGPETYNRPVFQRYESRLLTRYVPPSDRVMLFPDNGGKPYSRSYANEFDIARRNGYAPVVVTPFGPIPAELDEMYPLSQSLFPSITDCDTDNRSMAITMEFLERYDFKETAKLEDIEDTGTLEYDADLLRALAVSRYQFGILATEALFRGKIELVKSKNTNKIRNVISDGEHILSMRAGDGMYTLKTEGATRIAAAVPAPYMRVVVNDDSVPYVTQGRNAFCQFVIDSDPGLRPMEEVIVTDRNDKVLATGRALMTQKEIMSFGRGVAVKIRSGTSDEP; this comes from the coding sequence ATGGCAAGCTTCGAGCTTCTCAGAAGAGATGGTCTGGCACGCATATGCCGCTTCGAGACCTCTTCCGGCTCCATAGAGACTCCGGCGTTGCTGCCCGTGGTCAACCCGAAGATCAACACTGTACCTCCCAAAGAGCTTCACGACGAGTTCGGTTTCGGTGCGTTGATCACCAACTCTTACATCATCAAGAACACTCCGGAACTGAGCGAAAGGGCTCAGGCAGAGGGCCTCCACAAGATGCTGGATTTCGACGGCATCATAATGACCGACTCCGGAACTTTCCAGAGCCACATGTATGGCGAGGTCGACCTGACCAACCAGGAGATAATCGAATTCCAGAAGAGCATCGGTACGGACATCGGCACCGTGCTAGACATATTCACCGAGCCCGAATGGTCCAAAGAAAAGACCCAGTGGGCTACCGATGAGACCTTGAAGAGGACCAAGGCCGCCTGCGATATGAAGGGCGATATGCTTCTCAACGGAGTCATCCAAGGTTCTGTGTTCACAGACCTGAGGACATACTGCGCCGAGAAGATGGCTAACATGGATATCGACGTCCATCCCATAGGCGGGGTGGTCCCCCTCATGGAGCAGTACCGTTATTCAGATCTGGTCGATGTGATCATGAGCTCCAAAATGGGCATCAACCCCGGGCGTCCCGTGCACCTTTTCGGGGCCGGACACCCAATGATACTCGCTTTCGCCGCGCTCATGGGCTGCGACCTTTTTGATTCTGCGTCATATGCCAAATTTGCCAGGGACGACAGATTGATGTTCGTTGACGGAACGTTCCGCCTGCAGGAGATGCAATCTCTCGACTGCGCCTGTCCCGCATGCATGGGAGTAACGCTCGAGTCGCTCAAAAAGATGAAGAACCGCGAACGCGAAGCCCTGATAGCCAGGCATAACCTTTATCAGATCAAGAACGAGCTGGAAATCGTTAAAAGATACATACGCGAGGGAAGGTTGTGGGAGCTTGCCGAAATGAGATGCCGCGCCCACCCCGCGATGCTTGACGGCCTTAGGAGACTTGCCGAGTACCGCAGGTTCATGGAGGTCCACGACCCCATAAGCAGAGATGGCGCGATGTTCTACACGGGCCCCGAGACTTACAACCGTCCGGTATTCCAGAGATATGAGTCCAGGCTGCTGACCAGATATGTTCCGCCTTCGGACAGGGTAATGCTCTTCCCCGACAACGGAGGAAAACCCTACAGCCGTTCATATGCCAACGAATTCGACATAGCCAGACGTAACGGTTACGCACCGGTGGTAGTGACGCCCTTCGGGCCCATCCCGGCCGAACTGGACGAAATGTATCCTTTGTCCCAGTCGCTTTTCCCCTCGATAACGGACTGCGACACGGATAACCGTTCCATGGCGATAACAATGGAATTCCTCGAGAGATACGACTTCAAGGAGACAGCGAAGCTCGAGGACATTGAAGATACTGGCACATTGGAATATGATGCTGACCTCCTCAGAGCCTTGGCCGTATCCAGATATCAATTCGGAATACTTGCCACCGAGGCGCTGTTCCGCGGGAAGATCGAGCTCGTAAAGAGCAAGAATACAAACAAGATCCGCAACGTCATCTCCGACGGGGAGCATATACTCTCCATGAGGGCGGGCGACGGGATGTACACCCTGAAAACCGAAGGCGCTACAAGAATAGCGGCAGCGGTACCGGCACCGTATATGAGGGTGGTAGTGAACGACGACTCCGTACCTTACGTAACGCAGGGGAGAAATGCATTCTGTCAGTTCGTCATCGACAGCGACCCGGGCCTCAGGCCGATGGAGGAAGTGATCGTAACGGACAGGAACGATAAAGTCCTCGCTACCGGAAGGGCGTTGATGACCCAGAAAGAAATAATGTCATTCGGGAGAGGGGTCGCGGTAAAGATCCGCAGCGGAACCTCTGACGAGCCCTGA
- the pth2 gene encoding peptidyl-tRNA hydrolase Pth2 yields MAGRDPDDRKLVVLVRNDLKMTKGKIAAQVAHAAVNCAFASKKKDSANFNAWYDSGQAKVVLKVDSERELFEFKAVAEAIGITCSIITDAGRTQIEPGSITCLGIGPEKVSVLDKITGDLKML; encoded by the coding sequence ATGGCAGGACGCGACCCGGACGACCGCAAACTGGTGGTCCTTGTAAGGAACGACCTCAAGATGACCAAAGGCAAAATCGCAGCCCAGGTGGCCCATGCGGCAGTGAACTGTGCGTTTGCATCCAAGAAAAAAGACTCTGCCAACTTCAATGCCTGGTATGATTCCGGTCAGGCCAAGGTGGTTCTTAAGGTCGATTCCGAACGCGAGCTTTTCGAATTCAAGGCTGTTGCCGAGGCCATAGGGATAACATGTTCCATCATCACCGATGCAGGAAGGACCCAGATAGAGCCCGGGTCCATCACCTGCCTGGGCATAGGTCCCGAAAAGGTCTCAGTGCTGGACAAGATCACCGGCGATCTCAAGATGCTTTAA
- a CDS encoding thiamine phosphate synthase → MKSRAKIIAVTDRRIMTRPFADQIAAIAESGADMIILREKGLIEPEYRYLATECLAICTEYSMPMCINTHSTTAISLNIENIQLPLGKMRELKNRDGFSSIGVSVHSLKEAREAVKLGADYLIAGPIFKTECKPDAVPKGTALITDVFKSVSVPVYAIGGITPYNIGRVSEKGAAGACVRSSMMTTENLKVLVRELRTNFDAGLKHLEIAGDLVQH, encoded by the coding sequence ATGAAATCCAGAGCAAAGATCATCGCCGTGACCGACAGAAGGATCATGACCCGGCCTTTTGCCGATCAGATCGCGGCCATTGCCGAATCGGGAGCGGACATGATAATACTCAGGGAAAAAGGCCTCATAGAGCCGGAATACAGGTACCTGGCCACCGAATGCCTCGCCATATGCACGGAATACAGCATGCCGATGTGCATCAACACCCACTCGACAACTGCCATTTCCCTGAACATAGAAAACATACAGCTCCCTCTGGGAAAAATGCGTGAACTGAAAAACAGGGACGGATTTTCATCCATCGGGGTTTCGGTACATTCCCTTAAGGAAGCAAGGGAAGCGGTGAAACTCGGGGCCGATTATCTGATCGCCGGCCCCATATTCAAAACCGAATGCAAGCCCGATGCTGTCCCGAAGGGGACCGCGCTGATCACGGATGTGTTCAAATCTGTTAGCGTCCCGGTCTACGCTATCGGCGGAATAACTCCGTACAACATCGGCCGCGTCTCTGAAAAAGGAGCCGCCGGGGCATGTGTCAGATCGTCCATGATGACGACCGAGAACCTGAAGGTGCTCGTCAGGGAGCTCAGGACCAATTTCGATGCGGGATTAAAGCATCTTGAGATCGCCGGTGATCTTGTCCAGCACTGA
- the thiH gene encoding 2-iminoacetate synthase ThiH gives MRDFTDADDYEQGMEHIDPEIMTRVLGRASDYNPEDYSDRDVLDAISSDNVGEDSFGALLSPAAEPFLERIAIRAREETMKHFGNSVNIFTPLYASNYCTNRCVYCGFNSGNDIKRAKLVGNEIDREMNAISSTGLREILLLTGESRAHSDPDYIADLVSRASKYFSNIGLEVYPMNIGEYRKMREMGADYVTVFQETYDTDVYRRVHPSGRKRIFSYRFNAQERALMGGMRGVGFSPLLGLSDFRKDSFACGLHAMEIQRKYPHAEISFSLPRFRPFINHEDAENSVTESKLLQVAMAYRLFMPFAAETISTRERPGFRDNIVGICATKMSAGVSVGIGEHSGAEKGDAQFDISDPRSLEEVMNALIANGRQPVFNDYVKV, from the coding sequence ATGAGAGATTTCACGGACGCAGATGATTACGAACAGGGAATGGAGCACATAGATCCGGAGATTATGACCCGGGTGCTCGGCCGAGCCTCGGATTATAACCCTGAAGACTACTCCGACCGGGATGTTCTCGATGCCATATCATCCGATAACGTCGGCGAGGATAGTTTCGGAGCCTTGCTTTCGCCTGCCGCCGAGCCGTTCCTTGAGCGGATCGCCATAAGGGCCAGGGAAGAGACGATGAAGCATTTCGGGAATTCCGTAAACATCTTCACGCCCCTATACGCTTCAAATTACTGCACCAACAGGTGCGTCTATTGCGGATTCAACAGCGGCAACGACATCAAACGAGCCAAACTGGTCGGCAACGAGATAGACCGCGAGATGAATGCCATTTCATCGACCGGTCTGAGGGAGATCCTCCTCCTCACCGGGGAATCGAGGGCCCATTCGGACCCCGATTATATAGCCGACCTTGTCTCCAGGGCTTCTAAGTATTTCTCCAATATAGGCTTGGAAGTTTATCCCATGAATATCGGCGAGTACCGTAAGATGCGCGAGATGGGTGCGGATTATGTTACGGTGTTCCAGGAAACATACGATACCGATGTTTACAGAAGGGTGCACCCCTCGGGAAGGAAGAGGATTTTCTCATACAGGTTCAACGCCCAGGAACGTGCGCTGATGGGCGGTATGCGCGGAGTGGGCTTCTCTCCTCTGCTGGGTCTTTCCGATTTCAGGAAGGATTCCTTTGCCTGCGGACTTCATGCGATGGAGATCCAGAGAAAATACCCCCATGCCGAGATATCCTTCTCGCTACCTAGGTTCAGACCGTTCATCAACCACGAGGATGCCGAGAACAGCGTCACCGAGTCCAAGCTCCTGCAGGTCGCCATGGCGTACCGCCTCTTCATGCCGTTCGCCGCGGAGACCATCTCCACCAGGGAGCGCCCCGGTTTCAGAGACAACATCGTCGGAATCTGCGCGACAAAAATGTCTGCGGGCGTGAGCGTCGGGATAGGGGAGCATTCGGGTGCGGAAAAGGGAGATGCCCAGTTCGATATATCTGACCCCAGAAGCTTGGAGGAGGTCATGAACGCGCTTATCGCCAACGGAAGGCAGCCCGTGTTCAACGATTATGTTAAGGTCTGA
- a CDS encoding thiazole synthase, translating into MKKLNDDLLEIGGRKFRSRFILGSGKFSLDMTRTVIENGGVEMATLAVRRANAGGMENILDYMPAGITLLPNTSGARNAAEAVRIAELARELGCGDFIKVEIIRDSKYLLPDNAETTKAVKLLKARDFVVMPYMMPDLSAARDMADAGADAIMPLGAPIGSNKGLLTREFIKILVEEIDLPIIVDAGIGRPSQACEAMEIGAAAIMANTAIATSRDPASMARAFRMAIEAGRLAYLSGPGRILEHRAEASSPLTGFLEDR; encoded by the coding sequence ATGAAAAAATTGAACGATGACCTGCTTGAGATCGGAGGACGGAAGTTCAGATCCAGATTTATCCTGGGATCCGGAAAGTTCAGCCTGGACATGACCCGGACGGTGATAGAGAACGGAGGCGTGGAAATGGCCACGCTCGCGGTGAGAAGGGCGAACGCAGGAGGGATGGAGAACATTCTGGACTACATGCCGGCCGGCATAACGCTCCTACCGAACACATCGGGTGCAAGGAACGCCGCCGAGGCGGTCCGCATCGCGGAACTTGCAAGAGAACTGGGATGCGGGGATTTCATAAAAGTGGAGATAATACGCGATTCCAAATATCTCCTCCCCGACAATGCGGAGACCACGAAAGCAGTGAAATTGCTTAAGGCCAGGGACTTCGTGGTCATGCCCTATATGATGCCGGACCTGTCCGCCGCAAGGGATATGGCGGATGCCGGGGCGGATGCCATCATGCCGCTGGGAGCGCCGATAGGCAGCAACAAAGGCCTCCTTACGAGAGAGTTCATAAAAATACTTGTGGAAGAGATCGATCTTCCGATCATAGTCGACGCGGGAATAGGCAGGCCGTCCCAGGCCTGCGAAGCAATGGAGATCGGGGCCGCCGCGATAATGGCCAACACCGCGATAGCCACTTCGAGGGACCCGGCATCGATGGCCAGGGCGTTCAGGATGGCGATCGAGGCCGGACGTCTGGCATATCTGTCCGGGCCCGGAAGGATCCTCGAACACAGAGCCGAGGCGTCCAGTCCTCTGACGGGATTCCTCGAGGACAGATGA
- the thiF gene encoding sulfur carrier protein ThiS adenylyltransferase ThiF codes for MAVKVGIAGLGGLGSNIAVMLVRSGFNNLVLVDFDTVAESNLNRQIYFRKHPGIKKTEACSEILKMIDPKIQPVTSDVRLTEQNIPEIFKGCAIICEALDSPEAKAMLVNTVLTEMPGTYVVSGSGIAGWACPNNIITKHSFKNLYVCGDGTSDTGDMHAPRVIVCAGHQANLILRLIYGMEDEKIER; via the coding sequence TTGGCCGTCAAGGTTGGCATTGCCGGCCTCGGGGGCCTCGGTTCCAACATAGCAGTAATGCTGGTCAGATCGGGATTCAATAATCTGGTACTTGTCGATTTCGATACTGTCGCAGAATCAAACCTCAACCGACAAATCTATTTCAGGAAACATCCTGGAATCAAAAAGACCGAAGCCTGCTCGGAAATATTGAAGATGATAGACCCCAAAATCCAACCGGTCACGTCCGATGTCCGTTTGACAGAGCAGAACATCCCCGAGATTTTCAAAGGATGCGCCATCATATGCGAGGCGCTGGACAGCCCCGAGGCGAAGGCGATGCTCGTAAACACCGTGCTTACAGAAATGCCTGGTACATATGTGGTTTCGGGTTCGGGCATCGCCGGTTGGGCCTGCCCCAACAATATAATCACAAAGCACAGCTTCAAAAATCTGTACGTATGCGGCGACGGGACCTCCGATACGGGAGATATGCATGCTCCCAGAGTCATAGTATGCGCCGGGCATCAGGCAAACTTAATTCTGAGATTGATATATGGAATGGAAGATGAAAAAATTGAACGATGA
- the thiS gene encoding sulfur carrier protein ThiS, with translation MIANGKEMKIGAETTLQEFLVSSGYDLCKVAVELNGTISPRKTFNDVILKNTDSLEIVSFVGGG, from the coding sequence ATGATAGCGAACGGAAAGGAAATGAAGATCGGGGCCGAAACTACATTGCAGGAGTTCCTGGTCTCGTCCGGATATGACCTGTGCAAGGTCGCCGTCGAACTTAACGGGACGATCTCCCCAAGGAAAACCTTCAATGACGTCATCCTGAAAAATACGGATTCGCTGGAGATCGTCAGCTTCGTCGGGGGCGGATGA
- the thiE gene encoding thiamine phosphate synthase: MIDLYVVTDSSLSKGRTDAEVARLAYEGGAETVQLRMKNASGRSMLAQAKKIREIAYEMNRIFIVNDRVDVAMASGADGVHLGQDDMPLEDARLLMGDDAIIGITVSNVEEAVEAYEGGADYLGIGSIFTTTTKPDAGQGIGLDAIVNIREAVPDIMLVAIGGINQGNIKDVIRAGADAAAVVSAVVAQEDIRKAAHDLRDMILKVRPHVLNP, translated from the coding sequence ATGATCGACCTGTATGTCGTCACCGATTCCTCGCTTTCCAAAGGAAGGACCGATGCGGAAGTGGCCAGGCTTGCTTACGAAGGCGGTGCAGAAACGGTACAGCTCAGGATGAAGAACGCCTCCGGGCGCTCGATGCTCGCACAGGCTAAGAAGATCCGGGAAATAGCGTACGAGATGAACAGGATCTTTATCGTCAACGACAGGGTCGACGTAGCCATGGCGTCTGGCGCCGACGGCGTGCACCTCGGTCAGGACGATATGCCTCTCGAGGACGCGAGACTTCTGATGGGCGATGACGCGATTATCGGGATCACCGTCTCTAACGTTGAAGAGGCGGTCGAGGCCTACGAAGGCGGGGCCGACTATCTGGGCATCGGGTCCATTTTCACAACTACCACAAAACCCGATGCCGGTCAAGGCATAGGGCTGGATGCCATTGTAAACATACGCGAGGCTGTGCCCGACATCATGTTGGTGGCCATCGGCGGGATAAATCAGGGCAACATAAAGGACGTGATACGCGCAGGTGCCGACGCTGCTGCCGTTGTTTCGGCCGTCGTAGCCCAGGAAGATATAAGAAAAGCGGCCCACGACCTCCGCGACATGATACTCAAGGTCAGACCGCACGTCTTGAACCCATGA
- a CDS encoding threonine--tRNA ligase, whose product MRALYIHADSMEFEAKEKTKVAEEIPDNLHNGRMEEVLVAFITVESSDEDALQDVAAEASKDILVTKEKVGAERVMLYPYAHLSNDLAKPKSSVQLLDMIEKMVASDGTEVIRAPFGWYKSFNVKCKGHPLSELSRDFTGKTAKKAAAKGKDAYFVLTPNGKEVQIEDYKATADCMRYMIDKEALGKEAPAVKEPDYLRLCKKFGIQWESMSDAGHMCLAPHGAMMFDLISDYATQIVNDSGFNVYNVKGTNMFSLDEPAVKEHAELFGDRLYTVDTGKKKFVLRYAACHQQFAMIRNWNISYKNMPFGAFEVADSYRMEQSGETMLCFRTRRLNMPDFHVMCRTIPEAQDSFRFLDGKIYDEIEAVGRDYEMLVNFSSMKAYQDNKDLIIKLCNDHGKDALIHIYPEGINYYWTVNIEYHMLDQMKRPREIGTVQIDIGNAQRFGITYSDENGEKQYPVILHCAVIGSIERWMYTLLDTAVALEKTGIPGYLPVWIAPEQVRFMAKNEECVEATLKIADAVRSAGIRVSVDDTDATVGKKVRLSKQDWCSYAAVIGEKEIESHQLKVYVRSENTDVDMTVEELISRIKKETEGMPVRPMYMPSDLSKRCAF is encoded by the coding sequence ATGAGAGCACTGTATATTCACGCGGACTCTATGGAGTTCGAAGCTAAGGAAAAGACCAAGGTCGCCGAGGAAATACCCGACAACCTTCACAACGGCAGAATGGAAGAGGTACTTGTTGCCTTCATCACCGTCGAGAGCAGCGACGAGGACGCACTTCAGGACGTTGCGGCCGAGGCGTCTAAAGACATCCTCGTAACCAAGGAAAAAGTAGGCGCGGAGCGGGTAATGCTCTACCCTTACGCACACCTGAGCAACGACCTGGCAAAGCCCAAATCGAGCGTCCAGCTTCTGGACATGATCGAGAAGATGGTAGCCTCGGACGGAACGGAGGTCATCAGGGCGCCTTTCGGATGGTACAAATCGTTCAACGTCAAATGTAAGGGCCACCCGCTTTCCGAGCTCTCAAGGGATTTCACCGGAAAAACTGCAAAGAAGGCCGCCGCGAAAGGAAAGGACGCCTATTTCGTTCTGACCCCGAATGGAAAAGAAGTACAGATCGAGGACTACAAAGCGACCGCGGACTGCATGAGATACATGATAGACAAGGAGGCCCTCGGAAAGGAGGCGCCCGCCGTCAAAGAGCCCGACTACCTCAGGCTATGCAAGAAGTTCGGGATCCAATGGGAGTCCATGTCCGATGCGGGACACATGTGCCTCGCCCCCCACGGCGCTATGATGTTCGACCTGATATCGGACTATGCGACGCAGATCGTCAACGATTCCGGATTCAACGTCTACAACGTAAAAGGCACCAACATGTTCTCGCTGGACGAGCCTGCGGTGAAGGAGCACGCGGAACTTTTCGGAGACAGACTTTACACTGTGGACACCGGGAAGAAAAAATTCGTCCTCAGGTACGCGGCATGCCACCAGCAGTTCGCGATGATCCGCAATTGGAACATAAGCTACAAGAACATGCCCTTCGGAGCGTTCGAAGTGGCCGACTCGTACAGGATGGAACAGTCCGGCGAGACGATGCTGTGCTTCAGGACCAGGAGGCTCAACATGCCTGACTTCCACGTCATGTGCAGGACCATACCGGAAGCTCAGGACAGCTTCCGTTTCCTGGACGGCAAGATTTACGATGAGATAGAGGCCGTCGGAAGGGATTACGAGATGCTCGTCAACTTCTCATCGATGAAGGCCTACCAGGACAACAAGGACCTCATCATTAAACTGTGCAACGACCACGGCAAGGATGCGCTCATACACATCTATCCCGAAGGCATCAACTATTACTGGACCGTGAACATCGAGTACCACATGCTGGACCAGATGAAGAGGCCCAGAGAGATCGGTACCGTTCAGATCGACATCGGCAACGCACAGAGGTTCGGCATCACATATTCGGACGAGAACGGAGAGAAGCAGTACCCTGTGATCCTGCACTGCGCGGTCATCGGTTCCATAGAGAGATGGATGTACACGCTTCTGGACACCGCGGTTGCCCTGGAGAAGACCGGGATTCCCGGATATCTGCCCGTATGGATCGCTCCCGAACAGGTAAGATTCATGGCGAAGAACGAGGAATGCGTCGAGGCGACCCTGAAGATCGCCGATGCCGTCCGCTCCGCCGGCATACGCGTCTCGGTCGACGACACCGACGCCACCGTCGGAAAGAAGGTCCGCCTGTCCAAGCAGGACTGGTGCTCCTACGCCGCGGTCATCGGAGAGAAGGAGATCGAGTCCCACCAGCTGAAGGTTTACGTCAGATCGGAGAACACGGACGTCGACATGACCGTCGAAGAGCTCATATCCCGCATAAAGAAAGAGACCGAGGGAATGCCCGTACGCCCGATGTACATGCCATCGGACCTCAGCAAGCGCTGCGCGTTCTAA